The genomic stretch CTGCTCTAAAAGACGACTTTTCGCCCCAGTTCCAGAAACAGTACTCGAAAGGGTTAAAATATCATGCGAAAAATTTTCACCGCCAAAACCAACTCCAGCGGACAAATAAGCCGCACCAATACGTGTATCGGCCGCAATACCATGCTTCACATTAGCGATATCAATACCGAGTTTCTCTGCCACCATAGCTAAGTCATTCATATAACTAATGCGGGTCGCTAACATGCCAGAAATACTAAGTTTCGTAAACTCAGCATCCAAGATCGGCATAAATAAGTATTGATAACTAAAACGGAAAAATGGGCGTAACAGCTCCTGCATTGTATCCCGTGCATGATTGGACTCAACACCAACAATGACATGTTTTACATTCAATACGCTGTTAATGGCATTTCCTTCTTGAATTACATCAGGAAAATAGACCCACTCGTCTTTTGGTAAATATTGTTTTAACTGATCAGTTCCATGTAAGCCAAATGTAGAACCATTTACCATTAATCTAGGATGAACAATAGGACGTTGACTTAACTTCTCAACCGTATTTAAAGCAAGCTGAATTTGTGTGGGACTAAAACAAAATAAATAAACTTCAACATCAAGAGGAATAGCAGAAAAAGGACTTTCTTGTAGAAAACCCGATTTTCTTTGTTTATTTAAATAGTTATTAACTTCTTGATCTTGATAGGAAAGTACAGAAATATTTTCTTCGCAGGTGACACTTGTGCACCAATAAATCTGATTGCCATATTCAGCTAGTAATGCTGCCATTACACCAGCGTGTAAGGTGGTTCCAAACACTGCGATTTTCATTGCACACCTGATTTTTTAATATTCTATAGACTTCTCTTCCCGTTAAGGGAAGAGAATATATTGATTGTTTATTATATTCAGCAGTTTTTACAAATACTTAAGTAGAACTACACAATATTATAACTTAAGCTCCTGAATTAACTGTTTAAATTCTGACCCTAATTTAGGATGTTGAATTCCATAATGTAACACAGCTTTTAAATAACCAACCTTACTACCGCAGTCAAAAGTTTGGCCTTGCATACGATAGGCTTCAACAATATCTGTTTCTTGTAACATCGCAATCGCATCTGTTAACTGAATTTCATTACCTGCGCCTTTTGGCGTGTTTTCCAAAAGTTGCATAATTTTTGCAGGTAATATATAGCGACCAACTACAGAAAGATTTGAAGGTGCAGAACCAACAGCAGGTTTTTCAACAATGCCTTGCATGGCAACACTTTCACCTTCATTAGGACTATGGTCTACATCTACAATCCCATATTGATCAACAAGGTTATCAGGTACAGCTTCTACCATAATTTGTGCGGCTTGCACTTCATCATAACGTGCAATCATACGAGATAAATCATTTCGGCCCGAGTCGTCTTTTACCAACACATCTGGTAATAACACGGCAAAATCATCTTGACCAACAATACTCTTTGCACATAAAACCGCATGCCCTAAACCTAAAGGCTGAGGTTGTCTGACACTTACAACACTCACATGGGGTGGAACAATTTGGGTAATTTCTGCAAGCAAATCAAACTTCTTTTTCTGCTCTAGTGTGGTTTCTAGTTCAAAGTTTCGATCAAAATAATTTTCAATCGACGCTTTTGAAGAGTGAGTCACCAAAATAATTTGCTCAATTCCCGCTTCAACTGCCTCACGTACCACATACTCAATGGCCGGACGGTCAACAACTGTTACCATTTCTTTCGGAATTGACTTGCTCGCTGGTAAAAAACGCGTACCTAATCCGGCTACTGGTAAAACTGCTTTTTTGATCATAACAAAGATTTCAAGATATAAAATTTACTTTACAGAAGAATCAACATTTTCTGGAGCATCATTACCCTTAAATAAAGATGGTCCAACATGTCCTGGCGCATTAATGCCTTCACGTTTTGTCATTACCTTGACTGTTTTAAACATAATTTTAAAGTCAACCCAAACATTGTGATTGTCGACATACCATACATCACATTTAAATCGTTCTTCATAATCGAGTTCATTACGGCCACTTACCTGAGCAAGGCCTGTCATTCCTGGACGCACTTCTAAACGGCGCGCCTGCTCTGGTGAATATAATGCAACAAAGTCTTTAAGCATTGGACGAGGTCCAACTACGCTCATGTCACCTTTAAGCACATTAATGAGCTGGGGCATTTCATCTAAGCTTGTAGAACGTAATTTCTGACCAAATGGAGTAATACGAGCTTCATCTGGCAATGGATTTCCTTGAGCATCAAAAGCATCTTTCATTGAACGAAACTTAATCATTTTAAATAATTTTCCGTCCTTACCAGGTCTTTCTTGGTAAAAGAATATGGGTGAACCTAAATTTTTACGGACTTTATAAGCAACTATCAGAAATATTGGCGACAGTACAGTTAAAGCTATTAAAGAAATGACTATGTCTACTAGACGCTTCATATTTTCATTCACTCTTTTCTGAATCTTTCCTAGGAAAACATATAAATAAGAAAGTCATGTTAAACCATATATTATTAACTTCTCCTTAGTCGTAAGGGAAGCTGACTCTATCGTGAGTTCACAGTATTATAAAGTATTGTATTACATCTTCCCTTTCAAATCTTGTAACTTTACTTAACTCAAAAAACAAATATTCATAATAGATATTATATTAAAAACGATTAAACCTACTCAGACAGCATTTAACCATCTGTTTTCGAGAATAATTTGAAAAGACCCAATAATTTTTTTGGATCTCTTACAAAATATGCAAAAGTTATTGATTTAATTTATAACTTCTCTATTTATCTCATCCATTACTTTTTACCTCTACAAAAATTATTCTTTGGACTTATGCTCTAACAGTTCTTTCCATAATTGTATA from Acinetobacter pittii encodes the following:
- the udg gene encoding nucleotide sugar dehydrogenase, which codes for MKIAVFGTTLHAGVMAALLAEYGNQIYWCTSVTCEENISVLSYQDQEVNNYLNKQRKSGFLQESPFSAIPLDVEVYLFCFSPTQIQLALNTVEKLSQRPIVHPRLMVNGSTFGLHGTDQLKQYLPKDEWVYFPDVIQEGNAINSVLNVKHVIVGVESNHARDTMQELLRPFFRFSYQYLFMPILDAEFTKLSISGMLATRISYMNDLAMVAEKLGIDIANVKHGIAADTRIGAAYLSAGVGFGGENFSHDILTLSSTVSGTGAKSRLLEQVWAINEQQKEILFRKLWNYYHCNLNGKTVAIWGASFKENTSSIHNSPIHILLAALWAQGVTVRLHDPQALDEIAATYGDRKDLVLCTDQYEAARDAHALCLVTAWKQYWSPDFKQLQQMMQHPLILDGRNIYDPAYVKAKGFAYEGVGRL
- the galU gene encoding UTP--glucose-1-phosphate uridylyltransferase GalU is translated as MIKKAVLPVAGLGTRFLPASKSIPKEMVTVVDRPAIEYVVREAVEAGIEQIILVTHSSKASIENYFDRNFELETTLEQKKKFDLLAEITQIVPPHVSVVSVRQPQPLGLGHAVLCAKSIVGQDDFAVLLPDVLVKDDSGRNDLSRMIARYDEVQAAQIMVEAVPDNLVDQYGIVDVDHSPNEGESVAMQGIVEKPAVGSAPSNLSVVGRYILPAKIMQLLENTPKGAGNEIQLTDAIAMLQETDIVEAYRMQGQTFDCGSKVGYLKAVLHYGIQHPKLGSEFKQLIQELKL
- a CDS encoding sugar transferase; protein product: MKRLVDIVISLIALTVLSPIFLIVAYKVRKNLGSPIFFYQERPGKDGKLFKMIKFRSMKDAFDAQGNPLPDEARITPFGQKLRSTSLDEMPQLINVLKGDMSVVGPRPMLKDFVALYSPEQARRLEVRPGMTGLAQVSGRNELDYEERFKCDVWYVDNHNVWVDFKIMFKTVKVMTKREGINAPGHVGPSLFKGNDAPENVDSSVK